One part of the Dysidea avara chromosome 10, odDysAvar1.4, whole genome shotgun sequence genome encodes these proteins:
- the LOC136236246 gene encoding uncharacterized protein — MAQTAPDVQSAKEKLYGPTRLLNTARAVQRMQKNNLMWKGEPYDNDESLDSVTTLSFRGKPLKDGRATAKWTSNDQQNTNIHLGSTQTALKSATQADYTGEVTTKVAALIPEGINDIHLADLAPQYMDDKSFGNSLYQNSYHGQESYRSWLKQTEQEGPPTQRRHKTTLYQKATHFNLGSAKERPLTETGSCFSEPGSIKTVSTSTEGKTYSCVFRPGDYDVTSPDPDEFISIQRKDYKLPSERELPGSFSAGISTKTKKPRFHISERKPAISGGTISALRKLLIEQNQSEFQNPRDPTSINLTKAFTKFDTDRSGVITAEQLTNACQVIGATQDEVDILLKECDKSGSGKIDYNEFAKYLTAHTVPVDDDDGNYVSTHMESYRGSDQHDIHDDCMDVEYQTSAHFQLGNSTEESASVYHEDFVKSQRNGVKKTPRAPHPPSGKVIPEQPEYMKTGDSTKQGHFVAHSSTKDRLGNIKHNSDRRTRVSVVITCDKERDQESQLASMMRSSYRGVPAEPAKLLAFSEKDRKHLESNRALLNPPKDFDLTESLASFQQPIDDPNVAVQMVTDSITERTSRRGNNKRTHFVLGSDPTSNTTEHSEQFEPKQIKDADVLMAGKKQVILRGYSIIPEEETVEDPEVEEQGSDAALQNVLKQRNYLKHMNPRDPLNLNLRKCFLQYDKDLSGTITADEVREVCKEMKISIDENTLKDLLERCDRNQDGVIDYHEFSMYLSRKGLPHTDSTTFNTVFREDYKHPLNQHMTGMQKLVSEQESMRHKPIHTTHFFHMDYSDEIPQSTTREDFIKPEQAL; from the exons ATGGCTCAGACTGCCCCAGACGTTCAAAGTGCTAAAGAGAAGTTATATGGTCCTACCAGACTGTTGAACACCGCTAGAGCGGTGCAGCGTATGCAGAAGAACAACCTGATGTGGAAAGGCGAACCGTACGACAATGACGAATCTTTAGATAGTGTGACGACCTTATCGTTTCGA GGGAAGCCTCTTAAAGATGGTCGAGCTACCGCCAAGTGGACCTCTAATGATCAACAAAACACTAATATTCATCTAGGCTCCACCCAAACTGCACTGAAATCAGCCACGCAAGCTGACTACACTGGAGAAGTGACCACTAAG GTTGCTGCACTAATCCCTGAAGGAATTAATGACATCCACTTAGCTGATTTGGCACCACAATACATGGATGATAAATCATTTGGAAATTCACTTTACCAAAATAGCTATCATGGACAAGAG AGCTACAGATCTTGGTTAAAACAAACCGAACAGGAAGGACCACCCACACAGAGGAGACACAAAACTACATTGTACCAGAAGGCTACACACTTTAATTTGGGATCCGCTAAGGAGAG GCCTCTCACTGAAACTGGAAGCTGTTTCAGTGAACCTGGCTCTATTAAAACAGTATCCACATCAACAGAGGGCAAAACATACTCTTGTGTGTTCAGGCCAGGAGACTATGATGTTACCAGTCCTGACCCTGATGAGTTCATATCCATACAAAGGAAGGATTACAAATTACCATCAGAAAGAGAACTACCGGGCAGTTTTAGTGCTGGGATATCAACTAAAACAAAGAAGCCCAGATTCCATATCAGTGAAAG GAAGCCAGCCATTTCTGGTGGAACCATCAGTGCTCTTAGAAAGCTTCTTATTGAACAAAACCAAAGTGAATTTCAAAACCCAAGAGACCCTACTTCCATCAATTTGACAAAAGCTTTCACCAAATTTGACACTGACAG ATCTGGAGTTATTACAGCTGAACAACTAACGAATGCATGCCAAGTAATTGGTGCAACTCAAGATGAAGTGGACATCCTTCTAAAAGA GTGTGATAAAAGTGGCAGTGGTAAAATTGATTATAATGAGTTTGCTAAATACTTAAcag CCCACACTGTACCtgtggatgatgatgatggtaattATGTCAGTACACACATGGAAAGCTACAGAGGGTCAGATCAACATGATATTCATG ATGACTGTATGGATGTTGAGTATCAAACTTCTGCACATTTTCAG TTGGGAAATTCCACAGAAGAGTCAGCATCAGTGTATCATGAAG ATTTTGTGAAGTCTCAACGAAATGGGGTTAAGAAGACGCCACGAGCACCCCATCCCCCAAGTGGGAAG GTGATCCCTGAGCAACCAGAATATATGAAAACAGGTGACAGTACAAAGCAAGGCCATTTTGTAGCTCACAGTTCAACCAAAGATAGATTAGGCAACATCAAGCATAATAGT GATCGTCGTACTAGAGTTTCAGTGGTAATAACTTGTGATAAGGAAAGAGACCAAGAGTCTCAGCTTGCATCCA TGATGAGGTCATCATATAGAGGCGTGCCAGCTGAGCCAGCAAAACTGTTAGCCTTCAGTGAGAAAGACCGCAAACATCTAGAGAGTAATCGAGCCCTACTAAATCCTCCAAAAGACTTTGATTTGACTGAATCTCTT GCTTCATTCCAACAACCTATAGATGATCCTAATGTAGCTGTGCAAATGGTAACTGATTCTATTACTGAAAGGACCAGCCGTAGAGGAAACAATAAGCGAACACACTTTGTACTGGGCTCAGACCCGACCAGTAATACTACTGAACACAGTGAACAGTTCGAACCAAAACAAATCAAAGATGCTGATGTTCTCATGGCTGGAAAGAAACAAGTAATACTCCGAGGATACTCTATAATACCCGA GGAAGAAACTGTGGAAGATCCAGAGGTTGAAGAACAAGGAAGTGATGCAGCATTACAAAATGTGCTGAAGCAAAGAAACTATTTAAA GCACATGAATCCGAGGGACCCACTTAATTTAAATTTACGGAAATGTTTCTTGCAATATGACAAGGATTTATCAGGAACAATTACAGCTGATGAAGTAAGGGAAGTTTGTAAGGAGATGAAAATCAGTATCGACGAGAATACCTTGAAGGATTTACTTGAAAG ATGTGATAGAAATCAAGATGGTGTGATAGATTACCACGAGTTCTCAATGTATTTGTCAAGAAAAGGTCTTCCTCATACAGACAGCACAACATTTAATACAGTTTTCAGGGAGGATTACAAACACCCATTAAACCAACA TATGACTGGTATGCAAAAGTTAGTTTCAGAACAGGAATCTATGAGGCATAAACCAATACATACAACTCATTTCTTTCACATGGATTACTCTGATG AAATTCCTCAATCAACAACACGCGAAGACTTCATAAAACCTGAACAAGCCTTGTAA
- the LOC136269168 gene encoding ribosome biogenesis protein NOP53-like isoform X2 encodes MAGVQKRKKYSKKRKANLRKYTNVKDVEEYIEDVARQEKTGGIVSEKTDAELFTIETSGADDVSTTCVRTQGSRKRIWKPLKCESNLLNESKIEPVVTKKPKLWKNKIKDKAKLLSKKATMSYTINNGSTSSNPTTTSLPSYDLWGTGDDGKEVEDDYYNEVTRKKRVKRPQTMDVHKNASSLPAVEVAHPGASYNPSFADHQALLHEAVGVEVEKHKKMKSLNETFSLPSMSNKEREATWYKEMTAGLYEEESSSDENIASDGEGVAVKVPVLADQRKTKKTKRKEAERKAEEAERKAKKKELIQQNEVYRLKSIVKVLQHKEADIATKRVSRQAKMEATKLQTRRLGTLQYADPDIDVQLSEELTGSLRTLKPEGNIARERLKSLQKRNRVEPRKIVLPHRRYKLKEKEKWSCK; translated from the exons ATGGCAGGTGTTCAAAAGAGAAAGAAGTACAGTAAGAAACGTAAAGCTAACCTCAGGAAATACACTAATGTCAAAGACGTGGAGGAATACATTGAAGATGTAGCAAGACAAGAAAAGACAGG AGGGATAGTTTCAGAAAAGACTGATGCAGAATTGTTTACTATAGAAACTAGTGGAGCTGATGATGTTAGTACAACATGTGTGAGAACACAGGGATCTCGCAAGAGAATATGGAAACCGTTAAAGTGTGAGAGCAATTTATTAAATGAGTCTAAAATTGAACCGGTCGTCACTAAAAAACCTAAATTGTGGAAGAACAAAATAAAAGACAAAGCAAAATTGCTGTCAAAGAAAGCAACTATGAgttacacaataaacaatggcAGTACCTCTAGTAATCCTACCACTACATCATTACCATCCTATGACTTGTGGGGTACAG GTGATGATGGTAAAGAGGTAGAAGATGACTATTACAATGAAGTTACCAGAAAGAAGCGTGTCAAG AGACCACAAACTATGGATGTTCATAAGAATGCTTCATCACTACCAGCAGTGGAGGTCGCTCATCCTGGAGCTTCATATAATCCATCATTTGCTGATCATCAG GCTTTACTTCACGAGGCAGTTGGTGTGGAAGTAGAGAAACATAAAAAGATGAAATCTTTAAATGAAACCTTTTCATTGCCCAGTATGAGCAACAAAGAGAGAGAG GCCACATGGTACAAGGAGATGACTGCTGGCCTGTATGAGGAAGAGTCCAGTAGTGATGAGAACATTGCCAGTGATGGAGAAGGTGTGGCAGTGAAGGTACCAGTTCTTGCTGATCAAAGGAAGACCAAGAAGACCAAAAGAAAAGAGGCAGAGAGAAAAGCTGAG GAGGCAGAGAGAAAGGCAAAAAAGAAAGAGTTGATACAACAAAATGAAGTATACAG ACTGAAATCAATTGTAAAAGTACTTCAACATAAAGAAGCAGACATAGCAACTAAAAGAGTATCTCGGCAAGCAAAAATGGAGGCAACTAAACTACAGACAAGAAGACTAGGGACACTACA ATACGCAGATCCTGATATAGATGTACAGTTAAGTGAGGAGTTGACTGGCTCATTAAGAACCCTTAAG CCTGAAGGAAACATTGCCCGGGAAAGATTAAAAAGTCTTCAGAAGAGGAACAGAGTTGAGCCAAGAAAGATTGTTTT ACCCCATCGTCGATACAAGTTGAAGGAGAAAGAAAAGTGGTCttgtaaataa
- the LOC136269168 gene encoding ribosome biogenesis protein NOP53-like isoform X1, with amino-acid sequence MAGVQKRKKYSKKRKANLRKYTNVKDVEEYIEDVARQEKTGGIVSEKTDAELFTIETSGADDVSTTCVRTQGSRKRIWKPLKCESNLLNESKIEPVVTKKPKLWKNKIKDKAKLLSKKATMSYTINNGSTSSNPTTTSLPSYDLWGTVGDDGKEVEDDYYNEVTRKKRVKRPQTMDVHKNASSLPAVEVAHPGASYNPSFADHQALLHEAVGVEVEKHKKMKSLNETFSLPSMSNKEREATWYKEMTAGLYEEESSSDENIASDGEGVAVKVPVLADQRKTKKTKRKEAERKAEEAERKAKKKELIQQNEVYRLKSIVKVLQHKEADIATKRVSRQAKMEATKLQTRRLGTLQYADPDIDVQLSEELTGSLRTLKPEGNIARERLKSLQKRNRVEPRKIVLPHRRYKLKEKEKWSCK; translated from the exons ATGGCAGGTGTTCAAAAGAGAAAGAAGTACAGTAAGAAACGTAAAGCTAACCTCAGGAAATACACTAATGTCAAAGACGTGGAGGAATACATTGAAGATGTAGCAAGACAAGAAAAGACAGG AGGGATAGTTTCAGAAAAGACTGATGCAGAATTGTTTACTATAGAAACTAGTGGAGCTGATGATGTTAGTACAACATGTGTGAGAACACAGGGATCTCGCAAGAGAATATGGAAACCGTTAAAGTGTGAGAGCAATTTATTAAATGAGTCTAAAATTGAACCGGTCGTCACTAAAAAACCTAAATTGTGGAAGAACAAAATAAAAGACAAAGCAAAATTGCTGTCAAAGAAAGCAACTATGAgttacacaataaacaatggcAGTACCTCTAGTAATCCTACCACTACATCATTACCATCCTATGACTTGTGGGGTACAG TAGGTGATGATGGTAAAGAGGTAGAAGATGACTATTACAATGAAGTTACCAGAAAGAAGCGTGTCAAG AGACCACAAACTATGGATGTTCATAAGAATGCTTCATCACTACCAGCAGTGGAGGTCGCTCATCCTGGAGCTTCATATAATCCATCATTTGCTGATCATCAG GCTTTACTTCACGAGGCAGTTGGTGTGGAAGTAGAGAAACATAAAAAGATGAAATCTTTAAATGAAACCTTTTCATTGCCCAGTATGAGCAACAAAGAGAGAGAG GCCACATGGTACAAGGAGATGACTGCTGGCCTGTATGAGGAAGAGTCCAGTAGTGATGAGAACATTGCCAGTGATGGAGAAGGTGTGGCAGTGAAGGTACCAGTTCTTGCTGATCAAAGGAAGACCAAGAAGACCAAAAGAAAAGAGGCAGAGAGAAAAGCTGAG GAGGCAGAGAGAAAGGCAAAAAAGAAAGAGTTGATACAACAAAATGAAGTATACAG ACTGAAATCAATTGTAAAAGTACTTCAACATAAAGAAGCAGACATAGCAACTAAAAGAGTATCTCGGCAAGCAAAAATGGAGGCAACTAAACTACAGACAAGAAGACTAGGGACACTACA ATACGCAGATCCTGATATAGATGTACAGTTAAGTGAGGAGTTGACTGGCTCATTAAGAACCCTTAAG CCTGAAGGAAACATTGCCCGGGAAAGATTAAAAAGTCTTCAGAAGAGGAACAGAGTTGAGCCAAGAAAGATTGTTTT ACCCCATCGTCGATACAAGTTGAAGGAGAAAGAAAAGTGGTCttgtaaataa
- the LOC136268881 gene encoding GTP-binding protein 2-like gives MDALLDLFGSPPAKSSHVTTSLSSNLPPEVEQGNIEYKLKLLNPSSSRFEHLVTQMKWRLREGRGEAIYEIGVADNGLLLGLSQNDLDSSLDTLIRMANKLGATVTVLQRKCVSSDPHQRFVVEALVRKVPDDQLFLDLRLAVLGNVDAGKSTLLGVLTQGELDNGRGKARLNLFRHLHEIQSGRTSSISHGILGFNSEGKVVNYAVCGSAEEICASCNKLITFIDLAGHEKYLKTTVFGLTAHRPDAVMLVISASNGVANTTKEHFSFAIALGMRTFVVITKVDMCQEHTTTKVVEQVQQLLSSYKKVSQPVKSDEDVLTAAQNFSDDKVVPIFMVSSLTGYNLEQLQSFLNSIPLRQFTAELEDKQLQQSPEFQVDEIYSVPDTGTVVGGILTCGIIREGDRVKVGPVEIDSKAVFIDTVVSSIHRNRAPCLVVKAGQTATLALKGVEKSYLRKGMVVLDRKHQCDKLANTCKEFEADMCIVCHDGACIKSGLQGTVYVAGTMQTAIIREIKGKESLGQGDNGHVVFKLVKQSEFLKVGSRVLFNKGRTKATGQVTKLRTT, from the exons ATGGATGCTTTATTGGATTTGTTTGGTTCACCACCAGCTAAGAGTTCTCATGTTACTACATCGTTGTCATCTAACCTTCCACCAGAA GTGGAACAAGGAAACATAGAGTACAAG CTGAAGTTGTTGAATCCATCTTCATCTCGATTTGAACACCTGGTGACACAGATGAAATGGAGGCTAAGGGAAGGTCGCGGTGAAGCAATTTATGAAATTGGTGTTGCTGATAATGGATTGTTGCTTGGACTGTCTCAAAATGACCTTGATTCATCGCTTGACACTCTGATTCGAATGGCTAATAA GCTGGGTGCTACTGTCACCGTTCTACAAAGGAAATGTGTTTCTTCAGACCCACATCAGCGCTTTGTAGTTGAAGCCCTTGTAAGAAAAGTTCCTGATGACCAATTA TTCCTAGACCTCAGACTGGCAGTGCTGGGTAATGTAGATGCCGGCAAGAGTACACTACTTGGGGTACTGACACAGGGTGAACTGGATAATGGTAGAGGAAAGGCAAGGCTGAACTTGTTCCGCCATCTCCATGAGATTCAAAGTGGCAGGACTTCTTCAATCAGTCATGGGATACTAGGCTTTAACAGTGAAGGAAAG GTTGTGAACTATGCAGTGTGTGGAAGTGCAGAAGAGATCTGTGCATCATGCAACAAGTTGATCACATTTATTGATCTGGCTGGACATGAGAAGTACCTCAAGACGACAGTGTTTGGTCTAACCGCTCATCGTCCTGATGCAGTGATGCTAGTGATCAGTGCCAGCAATGGAGTTG CTAATACAACTAAAGAGCATTTCAGTTTTGCCATAGCATTGGGTATGCGCACGTTTGTGGTGATCACTAAGGTTGACATGTGCCAGGAGCACACAACAACTAAAGTTGTAGAACAAGTTCAACAGCTGCTGTCTTCATATAAGAAGGTCTCACAGCCAGTGAAAAGTGATGAAGATGTTTTGACTGCTGCTCAGAACTTCTCAGATgacaa GGTTGTTCCAATATTTATGGTTTCCAGTTTAACTGGCTACAACCTTGAGCAGCTACAAAGCTTTTTGAACAGCATTCCACTGAGACAGTTTACTGCAGAACTGGAAGACAAGCAGCTCCAGCAATCTCCAGAATTTCAG GTTGATGAGATATACTCAGTACCTGATACAGGAACAGTTGTAGGAGGAATTTTAACATG TGGAATTATTCGGGAGGGAGATCGCGTTAAAGTGGGACCAGTGGAAATTGACAGCAAAGCCGTGTTCATTGACACTGTAGTGAGCTCCATCCACCGTAACAGAGCACCATGCCTAGTGGTTAAGGCTGGTCAAACTGCTACCCTTGCTCTGAAAGGTGTTGAGAAAAGTTACCTCAGAAAA GGTATGGTTGTACTAGATCGTAAACACCAATGTGATAAGCTGGCAAACACTTGTAAAGAATTTGAGGCTGACATGTGCATAGTGTGTCATGATGGAGCTTGTATTAAGAGTGGACTACAAGGTACAGTCTATGTGGCTGGTACCATGCAGACTGCTATAATAAGAGAGATCAAAGGAAAG GAAAGTCTTGGTCAAGGGGACAATGGTCATGTTGTATTCAAGCTTGTAAAGCAATCggagtttctgaaagttggttcAAGAGTATTGTTTAATAAAGGTAGAACAAAAGCTACTGGCCAAGTGACAAAGTTAAGAACTACTTGA